In Pseudomonas fluorescens NCIMB 11764, a single window of DNA contains:
- the epsC gene encoding serine O-acetyltransferase EpsC gives MSERSSHWQLQTIVSQLRTARDQWRAQNGRASGEQGGRELPSRAAMAEILEALCGALFPMRLGPVDLREESEDFYVGHTLDVALNALLGQARLELRYAARHSASADTEVEAKTIQIIQDFALALPGLRSLLDTDVLAAYHGDPAARSVDEVLLCYPGILAVIHHRLAHHLYRAGLPLLARISAEIAHSATGIDIHPGAQIGRSFFIDHGTGVVIGETAIIGERVRIYQAVTLGAKRFPADEDGQLQKGHPRHPIVEDDVVIYAGATILGRITIGKGSTIGGNVWLTRSVPAGCNLTQANLQHDDGAQK, from the coding sequence GTGAGCGAGCGTTCCAGCCATTGGCAATTGCAGACCATCGTCAGCCAGTTGCGCACGGCGCGCGACCAGTGGCGTGCGCAAAACGGCCGTGCCAGCGGCGAGCAGGGCGGTCGCGAGTTGCCCTCCCGAGCGGCCATGGCGGAGATTCTTGAAGCGCTGTGCGGGGCGCTGTTCCCGATGCGCCTCGGGCCGGTGGACTTGCGTGAAGAGAGTGAAGACTTCTATGTCGGCCACACGCTGGACGTTGCGCTGAACGCGTTGCTGGGTCAGGCGCGGCTTGAATTGCGTTACGCCGCCCGCCACAGCGCCTCGGCCGACACTGAAGTCGAAGCCAAAACGATCCAGATCATCCAGGACTTCGCCCTGGCGCTGCCGGGGCTGCGCAGCTTGCTGGACACTGACGTGCTGGCGGCCTATCACGGTGACCCGGCGGCTCGCAGCGTCGATGAAGTGTTGCTGTGCTATCCGGGGATTCTGGCGGTGATTCACCATCGCCTCGCGCATCACTTGTACCGCGCCGGACTGCCGCTGCTGGCGCGGATCAGCGCAGAAATCGCTCACTCGGCGACCGGTATCGATATCCACCCGGGCGCGCAAATCGGCCGCAGCTTCTTCATCGATCACGGGACGGGTGTGGTGATCGGCGAGACCGCCATCATTGGCGAGCGCGTGCGGATTTATCAGGCGGTGACCCTGGGCGCCAAACGCTTCCCGGCGGATGAAGACGGCCAGTTGCAGAAGGGCCATCCGCGGCATCCGATTGTCGAGGATGATGTGGTGATCTACGCCGGTGCGACGATTCTGGGGCGGATCACCATCGGCAAGGGCTCGACCATCGGCGGCAACGTCTGGCTGACGCGCAGTGTGCCGGCGGGGTGCAACCTGACGCAGGCGAATCTGCAGCATGATGATGGGGCGCAGAAGTAA
- the betT gene encoding choline transporter BetT, with product MNPPVFYFAATFILLFGLVVIAMPEQAGAWLLQAQNWAANTVGWYYMLAMTLYLVFVVVTALSGYGKIKLGADHDEPEFSYLSWAGMLFAAGISITLFFFCVSEPLTHLSQPPQGEAGTADAARQAMQILFLHWGLHGWGVFAFVGMALAYFAYRHNLPLALRSALYPLIGKRINGPIGYAVDGFGIIATVFGLGADMGFGVLHLNSGLDYLFGVAHTQWVQVGLITLMMGAAIIVAVSGVDKGVRVMSDINMLLACALLLFVLFAGPTQHLLNTLIQNIGDYLGALPMKSFDLYAYDKPSDWLGGWTVFYWAWWIAWSPFVGLFIARISRGRTIREFVFGVLLIPLGFTLAWMSIFGNSAIDQVLNHGMSALGMSAIDNPSMTLYLLLETYPWSKTVIAVTVFISFVFFVTSADSGTVVLSTLSAKGGNPDEDGPKWLRVFWGAMTALVTSALLFSGSIDALKSAVVLTSLPFSLILLLMMWGLHKAFYLESQKQIAQLHSLAPVSGSRRGGWRQRLSQAVHFPSRDEVYRFLDTTVRPAIEEVTAVFVEKGLNVVTQPDPANDSVSLEIGHGEQHPFIYQVQMRGYFTPSFARGGMGSKELNNRRYYRAEVHLSEGSQDYDLVGYTKEQVINDILDQYERHMQFLHLVR from the coding sequence ATGAATCCGCCGGTGTTTTACTTCGCCGCGACCTTCATTCTGCTCTTCGGCCTCGTCGTCATCGCCATGCCTGAACAGGCCGGCGCCTGGCTTCTGCAAGCGCAAAACTGGGCGGCCAACACGGTCGGCTGGTACTACATGCTCGCGATGACCCTGTATCTGGTCTTCGTGGTGGTCACCGCCTTGTCCGGCTACGGCAAGATCAAGCTCGGTGCCGACCACGACGAGCCCGAATTCAGTTACCTGTCCTGGGCCGGCATGCTGTTCGCCGCCGGGATCAGCATCACGCTGTTTTTCTTTTGCGTGTCCGAACCGCTGACCCATTTGTCGCAACCGCCCCAAGGCGAGGCCGGCACCGCGGACGCGGCGCGCCAGGCGATGCAGATTCTGTTTCTGCACTGGGGCCTGCACGGCTGGGGCGTGTTTGCCTTCGTCGGCATGGCGCTGGCCTATTTCGCCTACCGCCACAACCTGCCGCTGGCCTTGCGTTCGGCGCTGTATCCGCTGATCGGCAAACGCATCAACGGTCCGATCGGTTACGCGGTGGATGGCTTCGGCATCATCGCCACGGTGTTCGGCCTTGGTGCCGACATGGGCTTCGGGGTGTTGCACCTCAACTCGGGGCTCGACTACCTGTTCGGCGTCGCCCACACCCAGTGGGTTCAGGTCGGCCTGATCACGCTGATGATGGGCGCTGCGATCATCGTCGCGGTGTCCGGCGTCGATAAAGGCGTGCGGGTGATGTCCGACATCAACATGCTGCTGGCCTGTGCGCTGCTGCTGTTCGTGTTGTTCGCCGGCCCGACGCAGCACTTGCTCAACACCCTGATCCAGAACATCGGTGACTACCTCGGCGCGTTGCCGATGAAGAGTTTTGACCTCTACGCCTACGACAAACCCAGCGACTGGCTGGGTGGCTGGACGGTGTTCTACTGGGCCTGGTGGATCGCGTGGTCGCCGTTCGTGGGCCTGTTCATCGCACGGATTTCCCGTGGCCGGACCATCCGCGAATTCGTCTTCGGGGTGCTGTTGATCCCGCTTGGTTTCACCCTCGCGTGGATGTCGATTTTCGGTAACAGCGCCATCGACCAAGTGCTCAACCACGGCATGAGCGCGCTCGGCATGTCGGCCATCGACAACCCGTCGATGACCCTCTACCTGCTGCTGGAAACCTACCCATGGAGCAAAACCGTGATTGCGGTCACGGTGTTCATCAGCTTCGTGTTCTTCGTCACCTCGGCCGATTCCGGCACCGTGGTGCTGTCGACGCTCTCCGCCAAGGGTGGCAACCCGGATGAAGACGGGCCGAAATGGCTGCGGGTGTTCTGGGGCGCGATGACCGCGCTGGTGACCAGTGCGCTGCTGTTCTCCGGCAGCATCGACGCGCTGAAGTCGGCGGTGGTGCTGACGTCGTTGCCGTTCTCGCTGATCTTGCTGCTGATGATGTGGGGTCTGCACAAGGCGTTTTATCTCGAGTCACAGAAGCAGATCGCCCAATTGCATTCCCTGGCGCCGGTGTCCGGTTCCCGGCGTGGCGGATGGCGTCAGCGTTTGAGCCAGGCGGTGCATTTCCCGTCGCGCGATGAGGTCTATCGCTTCCTCGACACGACGGTGCGCCCGGCGATTGAAGAAGTGACGGCGGTGTTCGTCGAGAAGGGCTTGAACGTGGTCACTCAGCCTGATCCGGCGAACGACAGCGTCAGCCTGGAAATCGGTCACGGCGAGCAGCATCCGTTCATCTATCAGGTGCAGATGCGTGGCTACTTCACGCCGTCCTTCGCCCGTGGCGGCATGGGTTCCAAGGAACTCAACAATCGTCGTTATTATCGGGCCGAAGTGCATTTGAGCGAGGGCAGTCAGGACTACGATCTGGTGGGCTACACCAAGGAGCAGGTCATCAACGACATCCTCGATCAGTACGAGCGGCACATGCAGTTTTTGCATTTGGTGCGTTGA
- a CDS encoding SDR family oxidoreductase — translation MTTQTSKVAIVTGASRGIGAVIARQLASEGFAVAINYASSAAEASGLVVELRQAGHQAIAIKADVANADDVRRMFDETESQLGKVDVLINNAGIFKVMPLAQHTDELFDQNFNIHARGTFNTLREAATRLNSGGRIVNFSSSTVGMNLPGYAVYIASKAAVESLTQVFAKEMRGRHITVNAVAPGPVATDLFLHGKSEEHIQTFARMPPLERLAQPEDISRVVSFLVGPDAAWVNGQILRVNGGLV, via the coding sequence ATGACTACTCAAACTTCGAAAGTGGCCATCGTGACCGGTGCCTCTCGCGGCATCGGCGCCGTCATCGCCAGACAACTGGCCAGCGAGGGGTTCGCCGTCGCCATCAACTACGCCAGCAGCGCCGCCGAAGCCTCCGGACTGGTCGTGGAGTTGCGTCAGGCCGGCCATCAAGCCATAGCGATCAAGGCTGACGTGGCCAATGCCGACGACGTGCGCCGGATGTTCGATGAAACCGAATCGCAGCTGGGCAAAGTCGATGTGTTGATCAACAACGCCGGCATTTTCAAAGTGATGCCGCTGGCGCAACACACGGACGAACTGTTCGACCAGAACTTCAACATTCACGCTCGCGGCACGTTCAACACGTTGCGTGAAGCGGCCACTCGCCTGAACAGCGGCGGACGGATCGTCAATTTTTCCAGCAGTACCGTCGGCATGAACCTGCCGGGCTACGCCGTGTACATCGCCAGCAAAGCGGCGGTGGAATCCCTGACTCAGGTGTTCGCCAAGGAAATGCGCGGTCGCCACATCACCGTCAATGCCGTCGCCCCGGGCCCGGTGGCGACCGATCTGTTCCTGCACGGCAAGAGCGAAGAACACATTCAAACCTTCGCCAGGATGCCGCCGCTGGAACGCCTGGCTCAGCCGGAAGACATCTCCCGCGTTGTGTCCTTCCTCGTCGGGCCGGATGCGGCTTGGGTCAACGGGCAAATCCTGCGGGTCAATGGCGGGTTGGTTTAA
- a CDS encoding LysR family transcriptional regulator gives MDQVKAMKVFVRIYERSSFTLAAEDLNLPRATLTHTLNQFEAWLGTRLLERSTRKVRPTLDGEAYYLRCVQLLAELEEAELAFRSVAPKGRLRVDLHGTLAKHFVIPALPQFMARYPDIELSISEADRFVDLIAEGVDCVLRAGTLGDSALIGKRVANLRQITCASPAYLRKYGEPRTLEDLKHHRAVNYVSRTTAKLFPFEFMVDGELKEVAIDGAISVFGAEIYAASAIAGLGLIQCPHYRMATLIAQGLVQEILIDTPPPPMPVSVLYPHNRHLSPRVRVFVDWLGEVFAGAV, from the coding sequence GTGGATCAAGTCAAGGCAATGAAGGTTTTCGTGCGGATCTACGAGCGCAGCAGCTTCACCCTGGCCGCCGAAGACCTGAATCTGCCGCGGGCAACCCTGACCCACACGCTGAATCAGTTCGAAGCCTGGCTCGGTACGCGTTTGCTGGAGCGCAGCACACGTAAAGTGCGTCCGACGCTGGACGGCGAGGCTTACTACCTGCGTTGTGTGCAGTTGCTGGCAGAGCTGGAAGAAGCCGAGCTGGCCTTTCGCAGCGTGGCGCCGAAGGGGCGATTGCGCGTGGATTTGCATGGCACCTTGGCCAAGCACTTCGTGATCCCTGCGTTGCCGCAGTTCATGGCCCGTTACCCGGATATCGAACTCTCCATCAGCGAGGCCGACCGCTTTGTCGACCTGATTGCCGAAGGCGTCGACTGCGTACTGCGCGCCGGCACCCTCGGCGACTCGGCGCTGATCGGCAAGCGTGTCGCCAACCTGCGGCAGATCACCTGCGCCAGTCCTGCATATCTGCGCAAATACGGCGAACCGAGAACCCTCGAAGACCTGAAACACCATCGCGCGGTGAACTACGTCTCGCGCACCACGGCCAAGTTGTTTCCATTCGAGTTCATGGTTGATGGCGAGCTGAAGGAAGTGGCCATCGACGGCGCGATTTCAGTATTCGGCGCGGAAATCTATGCCGCGTCGGCCATCGCCGGACTGGGCTTGATCCAGTGCCCGCATTACCGAATGGCAACGCTGATTGCTCAGGGGCTGGTGCAGGAAATCCTCATCGACACCCCTCCGCCGCCGATGCCGGTTTCAGTGCTGTATCCGCACAACCGACACCTGTCGCCACGGGTTCGGGTGTTTGTGGATTGGTTGGGGGAGGTGTTTGCGGGGGCCGTTTGA
- the mgrA gene encoding L-glyceraldehyde 3-phosphate reductase translates to MTYTAAENRYDSIPYRRVGRSGLVLPALSLGLWHNFGDSTPIDTQRSLLRTAFDLGINHFDLANNYGPPYGSAEINFGRLLREDFKQYRDELIISSKAGWDMWPGPYGQGGGSRKYVLASLDQSLQRLGLDYVDIFYSHRFDPDTPLEETASALATAVQQGKALYIGISSYSGVKTREMAALLKEWKVPLLIHQPAYNLLNRWVEKDLLEVTDELGTGVIAFTPLAQGLLTDKYLNGIPKDARVNRPGGGSLQSSHLSEANIAHVRGLNEIAKRRGQSLAQLALAWTLRDPRVTSALIGASRPEQIIENVGALKNLSFTVEELAEIDRFAQEGGINLWEKPSTAE, encoded by the coding sequence ATGACCTACACCGCTGCCGAAAACCGCTACGACTCCATTCCTTACCGCCGCGTCGGCCGCAGCGGTCTGGTGCTGCCGGCGTTGTCCCTGGGCCTGTGGCACAACTTCGGCGACAGCACGCCGATCGACACCCAGCGTTCGTTGCTGCGCACGGCGTTCGATCTGGGGATCAACCACTTCGACCTGGCCAACAATTACGGCCCGCCGTACGGCAGCGCCGAGATCAATTTCGGCCGTTTGCTGCGCGAAGACTTCAAGCAGTATCGCGACGAGCTGATCATTTCCAGCAAGGCCGGTTGGGACATGTGGCCCGGTCCTTACGGGCAGGGCGGCGGTTCGCGCAAATACGTGCTGGCCAGTCTTGATCAGAGCCTGCAGCGCCTGGGCCTGGATTATGTGGATATTTTCTATTCCCACCGTTTCGATCCGGATACTCCGCTGGAGGAAACTGCCAGCGCATTGGCTACGGCGGTGCAGCAGGGCAAGGCGCTGTACATCGGCATCTCGTCGTATTCCGGGGTGAAAACCCGTGAGATGGCGGCGCTGTTGAAAGAGTGGAAAGTGCCGTTGCTGATTCACCAGCCGGCCTACAACCTGCTCAATCGCTGGGTGGAAAAGGACCTGCTGGAGGTCACCGACGAACTGGGCACCGGCGTGATTGCCTTCACACCGTTGGCGCAGGGCCTGTTGACCGACAAGTACCTCAATGGCATTCCGAAGGACGCGCGGGTCAATCGTCCGGGCGGTGGTTCTTTGCAGTCCTCGCATCTGTCGGAGGCCAACATCGCCCATGTGCGTGGGCTCAACGAAATCGCCAAGCGTCGCGGCCAGAGCCTCGCGCAACTGGCGCTGGCGTGGACGCTGCGCGATCCGCGGGTGACCTCGGCGCTGATTGGTGCGAGCCGGCCGGAGCAGATCATCGAGAACGTCGGGGCCTTGAAGAATTTGAGCTTCACTGTGGAGGAGTTGGCGGAGATTGACCGGTTTGCCCAGGAGGGCGGGATCAATCTTTGGGAGAAACCTTCGACGGCTGAGTAA
- the tauD gene encoding taurine dioxygenase yields MSHLTIVSLSYALGAQISGIDISQPLTLEQRDAIEQALLQHQVLFFRDQPITPQQQARFAAHFGDLHIHPIYPNVPEQPEVLILDTAVTDVRDNAIWHTDVTFLPTPAMGAVLSAKLLPEFGGDTLWASGIAAYEALSAPMKSLLEGLTATHDFTRSFPLERYGNTPEALAQWEEARRRNPPLSHPVIRTHPVSGRRSLFVNEGFTSKINELSETESEVILKFLFAHATRPEFTIRWRWQKDDVAFWDNRVTQHYAVDDYRPARRVMQRATVLGDVPFFR; encoded by the coding sequence ATGAGCCACCTGACAATCGTCTCTCTCAGCTACGCGCTCGGCGCGCAAATCAGCGGCATCGACATCAGTCAGCCGCTGACCCTGGAACAGCGCGATGCCATCGAGCAGGCGCTGCTCCAGCATCAGGTGCTGTTCTTCCGCGACCAGCCGATCACGCCGCAGCAACAGGCACGGTTCGCCGCCCATTTCGGCGACCTGCATATTCATCCGATCTACCCGAATGTACCGGAACAACCGGAAGTGCTGATCCTCGACACGGCCGTCACCGACGTGCGCGACAACGCGATCTGGCACACCGACGTGACCTTCCTGCCGACCCCGGCGATGGGTGCGGTGCTCAGCGCGAAATTGCTGCCGGAGTTTGGTGGCGACACGTTGTGGGCCAGCGGCATTGCGGCTTATGAAGCGTTGTCAGCGCCGATGAAGAGTTTGCTTGAAGGGCTGACCGCGACTCACGATTTCACCCGTTCGTTTCCGCTGGAACGCTATGGCAATACGCCTGAGGCGCTGGCTCAGTGGGAAGAAGCACGCCGCAGGAATCCGCCGCTGTCGCACCCGGTGATCCGCACACACCCGGTGAGCGGGCGCCGGTCATTGTTCGTCAATGAAGGCTTCACCTCGAAGATCAATGAGCTGTCGGAAACCGAGAGCGAGGTGATTCTGAAATTTCTGTTCGCCCATGCCACGCGGCCGGAGTTCACCATTCGCTGGCGCTGGCAGAAGGACGACGTAGCGTTCTGGGATAACCGCGTGACGCAGCATTACGCGGTGGATGATTACCGACCGGCGCGGCGGGTGATGCAGCGGGCGACGGTGTTGGGGGATGTGCCGTTTTTCAGGTAA
- the tauC gene encoding taurine ABC transporter permease TauC gives MSSYEIPAVTVKPGSTVIPVRRSVSTRWISVLTLVALVALWWAVTATGMIEPLFLPPPSAVLQKGWLLVTTGYMDSTLWQHLGASLGRIGLGLGFAVLTAVPVGIAIGANRIARGILDPLIEFYRPIPPLAYLPLIVIWCGIGELSKVLLIYLAIFAPIAIATATGVRTVDPARLRAAQSLGATRAQLIRHVILPSALPDILTGVRIGLGVGWSTLVAAELIAATSGLGFMVQSAAQFLVTDVVVLGILVIALIAFAMEMGLRALQRKLVPWHGQAH, from the coding sequence ATGAGCAGCTATGAAATTCCGGCGGTGACGGTGAAACCGGGTTCGACGGTCATTCCTGTTCGTCGCAGTGTGAGCACGCGCTGGATCAGCGTGCTGACCCTGGTCGCGCTGGTTGCCCTTTGGTGGGCCGTGACTGCTACCGGAATGATCGAGCCGCTGTTTCTGCCGCCACCGTCTGCCGTGCTGCAAAAGGGCTGGCTGCTGGTGACCACCGGCTACATGGATTCAACGTTGTGGCAGCACCTGGGCGCGAGCCTCGGCCGCATCGGTCTGGGCCTCGGCTTTGCCGTGCTGACCGCCGTGCCGGTCGGCATTGCGATCGGTGCCAACCGTATCGCGCGGGGCATTCTCGATCCGCTGATCGAGTTCTACCGCCCGATTCCACCGCTGGCCTATTTGCCGCTGATCGTCATCTGGTGCGGCATTGGCGAGCTGTCGAAAGTCTTGCTGATCTACCTGGCGATTTTCGCCCCGATCGCCATCGCCACCGCGACGGGCGTGCGCACCGTCGACCCGGCCAGATTGCGCGCTGCGCAGTCGCTGGGCGCAACCCGGGCACAATTGATTCGCCATGTGATTTTACCGAGTGCCTTGCCGGACATTTTGACGGGCGTGCGTATTGGTCTGGGGGTGGGTTGGTCGACGCTGGTCGCCGCCGAGCTGATCGCCGCCACCAGCGGTTTGGGCTTCATGGTCCAGTCGGCCGCGCAATTCCTGGTCACCGATGTGGTGGTACTGGGGATTCTGGTGATTGCGCTGATCGCCTTTGCCATGGAGATGGGCCTGCGTGCTCTGCAACGCAAACTGGTGCCGTGGCACGGCCAGGCTCACTAA
- the tauB gene encoding taurine ABC transporter ATP-binding subunit produces MALLQLERISAQYPGSPEPVLADISLSLGPQQLLVALGPSGSGKTSLLNLIAGFVEPSAGRITLDGVPVKGPSAERGVVFQDDALLPWQDVLANVGFGLELAGVSRDKRESRAREMLALVDLSGFEHRRIWQLSGGQKQRVGLARALAADPRVLLMDEPFGALDAFTREQMQELLLQVWKRTAKPVFLITHDIEEAVFLATDLILLAPNPGQIVERLSLDFGQRYAAGESARAIKSDRRFIETREHVLAKVFSQRSAATRQERA; encoded by the coding sequence ATGGCTTTGCTACAGCTGGAGCGCATCAGCGCACAGTACCCTGGCAGCCCGGAACCGGTGCTGGCGGATATTTCCTTGAGCCTTGGCCCCCAGCAATTGCTGGTGGCCCTCGGCCCTTCCGGCAGTGGCAAGACTTCGCTGTTGAACCTGATTGCCGGTTTCGTCGAACCCAGCGCCGGGCGCATCACCCTTGATGGTGTGCCGGTCAAAGGCCCGAGCGCAGAACGTGGCGTGGTGTTCCAGGACGACGCGCTGCTGCCTTGGCAGGACGTGCTGGCCAACGTCGGTTTCGGTCTGGAACTGGCGGGTGTTTCCCGCGACAAACGTGAAAGCCGCGCTCGGGAAATGCTCGCGCTGGTGGACCTTTCCGGTTTCGAACATCGCCGCATCTGGCAATTATCGGGTGGCCAGAAACAGCGTGTCGGCCTGGCCCGTGCGCTCGCCGCCGATCCTCGCGTGCTGCTGATGGACGAACCCTTCGGCGCCCTCGACGCCTTCACCCGCGAACAGATGCAGGAGCTGCTGTTGCAGGTGTGGAAACGCACAGCCAAACCCGTTTTCCTGATTACCCACGACATCGAAGAAGCGGTGTTTCTCGCCACGGACCTGATTCTGCTGGCGCCAAACCCCGGGCAAATCGTCGAGCGACTGAGCCTGGATTTTGGTCAGCGTTATGCCGCTGGCGAATCCGCACGGGCGATCAAATCCGACCGGCGCTTTATCGAAACCCGCGAACACGTACTCGCCAAAGTCTTCTCCCAACGCAGCGCCGCCACGCGGCAGGAGCGCGCATGA
- the tauA gene encoding taurine ABC transporter substrate-binding protein: protein MKLNSPIRLLAAASLAAASFFAQAADVTVAYQTTVDPAKVAQADGAYEKATNAEIDWRKFDNGADIIAAIASGDVQIGYLGSSPLTAAITRKVPVETFLIATQIGAAEALVARDGSGIKTPQDLIGKKIAVPFVSTGHYSLLAALKHWNIDPSKVTVLNLAPPAIIAAWKRGDIDATYVWDPALGVAKENGKVLITSGELAKFGAPTFDAWIVRKDFAQKHPEIVTAFAKVTLDAYADYRKDPQAWLANQSNVDKLVKLSGAKASDIPLLLQGNVYPLAADQVITLGAPTTKAITDTAVFLKEQGKVEAVLPDYAPYVSAKFITN from the coding sequence ATGAAACTGAATTCCCCTATTCGCCTCCTGGCAGCCGCGTCTTTGGCGGCCGCGAGTTTCTTTGCCCAGGCGGCTGACGTGACCGTCGCTTACCAGACCACCGTAGACCCGGCGAAAGTCGCCCAGGCCGACGGCGCGTACGAAAAAGCCACCAACGCCGAAATCGACTGGCGCAAATTCGACAACGGCGCCGACATCATCGCCGCCATCGCGTCCGGTGATGTGCAGATCGGTTACCTCGGCTCCAGCCCCCTGACGGCTGCGATCACTCGTAAAGTTCCCGTAGAAACCTTTCTGATTGCCACGCAAATCGGCGCCGCGGAAGCCCTGGTCGCCCGCGACGGGTCCGGGATCAAGACGCCGCAAGACCTGATCGGCAAGAAAATTGCCGTGCCGTTCGTTTCCACCGGTCACTACAGCCTGCTGGCCGCGTTGAAGCACTGGAACATTGACCCGTCGAAAGTCACGGTGCTCAACCTCGCGCCGCCGGCGATCATTGCGGCGTGGAAACGCGGTGACATCGACGCCACTTACGTTTGGGATCCGGCGCTCGGTGTAGCCAAGGAAAACGGCAAAGTACTGATCACCTCCGGCGAACTGGCCAAGTTCGGCGCACCGACTTTCGATGCATGGATCGTGCGTAAAGACTTCGCCCAGAAGCACCCGGAAATCGTCACCGCGTTCGCTAAAGTCACCCTCGACGCCTACGCCGATTACCGCAAGGATCCGCAAGCCTGGCTCGCCAATCAGTCCAACGTCGACAAACTGGTGAAGCTGTCCGGCGCCAAGGCCAGCGACATTCCGCTGTTGCTGCAAGGCAACGTCTATCCGCTGGCGGCTGATCAGGTGATCACCCTCGGTGCGCCGACCACCAAAGCCATCACCGACACCGCCGTGTTCCTCAAGGAACAAGGCAAAGTCGAGGCCGTACTGCCGGACTACGCGCCGTACGTCAGCGCCAAGTTCATCACCAACTGA
- the gshA gene encoding glutamate--cysteine ligase, which translates to MSELLNRRLALLGERANLSLLEQCLHGIERECLRVTGEGRLAQTPHPEELGSALTNEQITTDYSESLLEFITPALPDPADTLASLDKIHRFAYSKLGNEYLWSPSMPCPLPAEEDIPIAYYGTSNIGKLKYVYRKGLALRYGKTMQCIAGIHYNFSLPEKLWPLLKEAEGFVGTDRDYQSSAYIALIRNFRRYSWLLMYLFGASPALDAGFLRGRSHQLEQLDPDTLYLPYATSLRMSDLGYQSNAQAGLTPCYNDLTSYTDSLRKAVATPYPPYVEIGTHQDGEWVQLNTNILQIENEYYSNIRPKRVTYTGERPIQALVARGIQYVEVRCLDINPFLPMGIDLTESRFLDAFLLYCALNDSPLLTNTSCGNATSNFLSVVKEGRRPGLQLQRDGQPVDLKEWAGDLLEKIAPLAALLDQSHGGDAHSKALDAQLAKVKDPSLTPSAQVLAAMAEHKESFSQFSLRQSEAHAEFFRSEPLSGEDQAKFEDRARTSLAEQVELEQNEVGDFDVFVGSYQASILAISN; encoded by the coding sequence TTGAGCGAACTTCTCAACCGCCGCCTGGCTCTGCTCGGCGAGCGCGCTAACCTCTCTCTGCTCGAACAGTGCCTTCACGGCATCGAACGTGAATGCCTGCGCGTGACCGGCGAAGGTCGCCTGGCGCAAACGCCGCACCCGGAAGAATTGGGTTCCGCGCTGACCAACGAACAAATCACCACTGACTATTCCGAGTCACTGCTGGAGTTCATCACCCCCGCCCTGCCCGACCCGGCCGACACCCTGGCGAGCCTGGACAAGATTCACCGTTTTGCCTACAGCAAGCTCGGCAACGAGTACCTGTGGAGTCCGTCGATGCCGTGCCCGTTGCCGGCCGAGGAAGATATCCCGATCGCCTATTACGGCACGTCCAACATCGGCAAGCTCAAGTATGTCTACCGCAAGGGCCTGGCCCTTCGCTACGGCAAGACCATGCAGTGCATCGCCGGGATTCACTACAACTTTTCCCTGCCGGAAAAACTCTGGCCGCTGCTCAAAGAAGCCGAAGGCTTTGTCGGCACTGACCGCGACTATCAGTCGTCGGCCTACATTGCCCTGATCCGCAACTTCCGTCGCTACAGCTGGCTGCTGATGTACCTGTTCGGTGCCTCTCCAGCGCTGGACGCCGGTTTCCTGCGCGGTCGCTCGCACCAGTTGGAGCAACTGGACCCGGACACTTTGTACCTGCCGTATGCCACCAGCCTGCGCATGAGCGACCTGGGTTACCAGAGCAACGCCCAGGCCGGTCTGACGCCCTGCTACAACGATCTGACGAGCTACACCGACAGCCTGCGCAAAGCGGTGGCTACGCCGTACCCACCGTACGTTGAAATCGGTACCCATCAGGACGGTGAGTGGGTTCAGCTCAACACCAACATCCTGCAGATCGAAAACGAGTACTACTCCAACATCCGCCCGAAACGCGTGACCTACACCGGCGAACGACCGATCCAGGCGCTGGTGGCCCGTGGCATCCAGTACGTTGAAGTCCGTTGCCTGGACATCAACCCGTTCCTGCCAATGGGCATCGACCTCACCGAATCGCGCTTCCTCGATGCGTTCCTGCTGTATTGCGCGCTGAACGACAGCCCGCTGCTGACCAATACTTCATGCGGCAACGCCACCTCGAACTTCCTCAGCGTGGTCAAGGAAGGTCGCCGTCCGGGCCTGCAACTGCAGCGCGACGGTCAACCGGTTGACCTGAAAGAGTGGGCTGGCGATCTGTTAGAGAAAATTGCACCACTGGCGGCATTATTGGATCAGAGCCATGGCGGCGATGCGCACAGCAAGGCGCTGGATGCGCAACTGGCCAAGGTCAAGGACCCGTCCCTGACGCCATCGGCCCAGGTGCTGGCGGCGATGGCCGAGCACAAGGAAAGCTTCAGCCAGTTCTCCCTGCGTCAGAGCGAGGCCCACGCGGAATTTTTCCGCAGCGAGCCGCTTTCAGGCGAAGACCAGGCGAAATTTGAAGACCGTGCACGTACCTCGCTGGCTGAGCAAGTAGAGCTGGAACAGAACGAAGTCGGCGATTTCGATGTGTTTGTCGGTTCGTATCAGGCGAGCATTCTGGCAATCAGCAACTAA